A single window of Sporosarcina sp. FSL W7-1349 DNA harbors:
- a CDS encoding IS1182 family transposase — translation MMTKNQMNQREQLEMLTIEQLVPQDHLVRKLDAAIDFAFIYPLVEDLYSTIGRPSIDPVVLIKMTFIQYTFGIRSMRQTIKEIETNMAYRWFLGFGFHTEVPHFSTFGKNYIRRFKDTDLFEQIFYRVLKEVADRGLLSPDHVFIDSTHVKASANKRKFQKKVVRKETRAYEKKLQEELNMDREENGKKPFPPEKFEKEEHKEIKESTTDPESGYYVKDERTKQFAYSFHAATDEKGFVLANIVTPGNVHDSHMLEPLVQKIIDKVKRPIAVAADAAYKTPAIANFLIEHQILPALPYKRPMTKEGFFRKHEYVYDEHYDCYLCPEGQVLPYRTTTREGYRQYASAPSICASCPVISQCTQSKNQQKIIQRHIWQDYLDVAEDLRHHHEIKEIYGRRKETIERVFADAKEKHGMRWTTLRGLKKLSMQAMLTFAALNLKKLASWTWKAPATA, via the coding sequence ATGATGACGAAGAATCAAATGAACCAACGAGAACAGTTGGAAATGCTGACTATTGAACAGTTGGTGCCCCAGGATCATTTGGTACGTAAACTGGATGCAGCCATTGACTTCGCGTTCATCTATCCATTGGTGGAAGACCTGTACTCGACAATCGGGAGACCCAGTATCGACCCGGTGGTACTGATCAAAATGACATTCATCCAATATACCTTCGGCATACGATCCATGCGCCAAACGATCAAAGAAATTGAAACGAATATGGCATACCGCTGGTTTCTCGGCTTTGGCTTTCATACAGAGGTGCCCCATTTTTCCACATTCGGGAAGAACTACATTCGCCGTTTTAAAGATACGGATCTATTTGAACAGATCTTCTATCGGGTGCTGAAGGAGGTCGCAGATCGTGGGCTTCTTAGCCCGGATCATGTCTTTATCGACTCCACCCATGTGAAAGCGAGTGCGAACAAGCGCAAGTTTCAAAAGAAAGTGGTTCGGAAAGAGACCCGGGCATATGAGAAGAAGCTCCAGGAGGAGCTCAACATGGACCGAGAAGAGAATGGGAAGAAACCGTTCCCTCCGGAGAAGTTCGAAAAGGAAGAACATAAAGAGATCAAGGAGTCAACGACAGACCCGGAGAGTGGCTACTATGTAAAGGACGAACGGACCAAGCAGTTCGCCTATTCCTTCCATGCAGCTACGGATGAAAAGGGATTTGTTCTCGCAAACATCGTCACTCCAGGTAATGTCCATGACAGCCATATGCTTGAGCCGCTGGTACAGAAGATCATCGACAAAGTGAAGCGGCCAATTGCCGTTGCCGCCGATGCAGCCTACAAGACGCCCGCGATTGCGAACTTCCTGATTGAACATCAGATCCTTCCTGCACTTCCTTACAAACGGCCAATGACCAAGGAGGGTTTCTTCCGAAAACACGAGTATGTCTATGACGAGCACTATGACTGCTATCTCTGTCCGGAAGGACAAGTCTTACCCTATAGGACGACCACAAGGGAGGGATACCGTCAGTATGCCTCGGCACCATCCATTTGTGCATCGTGCCCGGTGATCAGTCAATGCACTCAAAGTAAGAATCAGCAGAAGATCATTCAACGTCATATCTGGCAGGATTACCTGGATGTAGCGGAGGATTTGAGACATCATCATGAGATCAAAGAGATATACGGGAGGCGTAAAGAGACGATTGAACGTGTCTTTGCCGACGCCAAAGAAAAGCATGGCATGCGATGGACAACCCTACGAGGGCTAAAAAAATTGTCCATGCAGGCGATGCTTACGTTTGCTGCTTTGAATCTTAAGAAGTTGGCCAGCTGGACGTGGAAAGCGCCAGCCACGGCGTAA